TGGTCCCAGGTGGAGCGGGCCGAGGAATTCAACACTGTGATTAAGCAGTACCTCGCGGCGCAGGGCGTCGGCGCCAAGTAGGACCCGCAGCAGACCAACCTGAACGACGACGGCGGCCGGCTTCCCGAGGGAGGCCGGCCGCCGTCGTTGGTGGGCAGATCTACACAGTGCAGTTCTGCCCAGCGCGGGTCTGTTCAGTGCGATTCTTCTCAGCGCAGTGTGGCGGGCTGCGGATTGAAGGACATGGAGGCCAGAATGGCGTCCAGGGTGGCCGGCCCGTCCTGGGTCAGGCATGCTCCGGCAACAAAGCGGTCCGGGCGCAGGAACACCATCGGCGTGGGGCGGTCATCGAACCATTTCTTCATCCGGCCGGTGGAATCACCAAGCACGAGAACGTCCTCACCCATGCTCTTTTCCGCCCATTCGCGCTGCGTTTCCGGCAGGATGCAGACGAGGTTGGCGCCGAGGGCGCGGAGTTTTTCCAGCGATGCTTCCGGCAGCACATCCTTGGGGCTGTTGCCCCAGACGATCACGGACCACCAGTTGCCGACGGCGTCATCGAGCAGGACGTCGTGGCCGTGCCGGAAGTTCACGCGCGGCTGCGGGAACTGTACGCCCACCGGAGAGACCCGGCTGTTGGCGGTGCGGACCGGAATCAGGTTGCCGCCGATCCGCGCTGCAGCCCGGCCCGGGGTCCTGGTTCCCGGGTCGGCCAGGACACCCTGCGTGTAACGGGGCATCGGCTTGAACTTCATGTCCGAGAAGTAGCTTTTGACGGACGGAAAGAGGTTCAGGACCGAAGAGGCGGCGTCACGGCCGGCCGCCAGCAGCGGGTTGGTGATCTTGATGATGTTGCCGAAGGTCAGGGACAAATCAACCATGGCCTTTGCGTGCTCGCGGCGTTCCGAGGTGTAGGTGTCCAGCAGGTCATCGCCGGCCTGTCCGGAAAGGACCGAGGCCAGCTTCCAGCCGAGGTTCGTGGCGTCGCGCATTCCCGAGTTCCAGCCCTGGCCCATCCACACCGGCATCAGGTGGGCCGCGTCCCCGGCCACCAGCTGGCGTCCCCTGCGGAAGGTCCCGGCCACCCGCCCGTGGTGAGTGAAAACCCTGCGGCGGATGAAGGACAGCTGTGAGGGATCCGGGACATGGTCCTTCAGGAGCGCGTTGACGTAGTCCGGATCGGTGACCTGGTCCTCCGTCTCATGGTCATGGAGCATGAATTCCCAGCGGCGCACGGCATGCGGCAGGCCAATCGAGACATAGGGCCGCTTCGGATCCGCGCCCAGGAACACGTTCGGGGTGCCCAGGGGATCGTTGTTAACGTCCACGACCAGCCAGCGGGTGGCGGGAGACTCGCCGTCGAACGTGGTGCGCAGGCGCTTGCGGGTGGGGGACTTGCCGCCCTCACAGCCCACCAGATACTGCGCGGTGAACATGTGCTCCCGGACCTCGCCGTCCGGTCCGGACACCAGGGCAGTGGCGGTGACGCCGTCGGCCGTCTCCAGCACCTCTTCAACGCGGTGGCCAAACAACACCTGGACGTTGTCGAAACGGGCCAGGCCTTCAAACAGGGCGCGGTCCACGGCGGGCTGGATAAACCCGTGTTTCCGGCCCCACCCGAACTCATCCGTTTGCGGGTTGTTGACCAGGATGACCTTCCCGGACCCGTTGACCAGGCGCATGATGTGCTGCGGCGTCGTGTGCGGCAGGACGGAATCCACCAGGCCAACGGTCTGGATGGTGCGGAGCGACTCATCATCCAGGCCAACTCCCCGGGGGAAGTCGATGAGCGTGTCCATCGCTTCCAGCACCGTCACCCGGCGGCCGTACATGCCAAGGATGTTTGCCAGCATCAGTCCGGCGGGGCCGGCTCCGACGATGAGGACTTCACTGTCCCCGGGTGCGGTGTCCTGCGGTGTGTTCACGGGTAGCCCTTTCAACGCGTCAAAAGTCTTCGTGTAAATAACGCTCACTCATACGCGTTATTTACACAGAACTAGATCCACATCACACCACCTGGATGTGACGTAGGTCAATGTGGCGTGCTGAAGGGTGGAACAGGTTTAGGCGAGGAGTCCGGTGATTCTTGAGGCGGCGGCCTGCAGCAGGGGAACTGCCGTCTCGCCGAGGTTGCTTCGTGCGGAAATGACGTTCAGGCAGGCAGGAACGCCGGATACGGCGGCGTCGAGGGGAACTGCCAGGCCGTGCATGTTGGGTTCCACCTCGCCGTATGTGCCGGCAAAACCTTCGCGGCGGACCCGGGCTACGGACTCGGGTTCGCCCGGAACTTCAGGGTCGGCCGCGAGCAGCGCGTGCCCGGCCGCGCCGATGGTCAGAGAGTGTGAGCTGCCTTCCGAAAAGGTCACGTGGTAGGCGCCGTCCGCCGGGGAGATCACGGCGAGCGCAACGGCCTCCTGCCCCTGCCGGACGATGAGCGAAACCGTCGCGCCCAGCTGATCGGCCAGTTCCCGCAGCAGCGGCCTCGCGGCGGCAACGAGGGATGAATGCGCGGCGGAGGACAGGGTCAGCAGTCCTGCAGCGCCGCGGTAGCGGCCGTCAGGGCCCCGGTGAACCAGGCGTGCGTCCTCCAGGGTGTTCAAAAGGCGGTAGGCAACCGTGCGGTGGATTCCGGCGTGCTCGGCGACATCCGCCACGGTCATGCCGTCCGGTGCGGCCGCCACGGCGCGCAGCACGTCCAGCCCCCGGGCGAGGGTCTGGGATCCTGCGGTGCGGGACTGTGCGGTGCTGGACTGTGCAGTGCCGGACTCAGGGGTGCGGGGCTGGGCGGTGCGTGCCGCTTCGGTCTGGTGTTGGGCCACGGTGACGATCTTTCCACAGGAACGCCGGAGGCAGGGTCCGCGGGATGCGGAACCCTGCCTCGTCTGTTGGTGCTGGTCTGCTGCTTGCCTGGCTGCTTATTTGGCGCCGGCAAGCTGAACGGCGACATCCACGATCATGTCTTCCTGACCGCCCACGTACCCCGCCTTGCCGATTTCCTCCAGGATCCGGTACGCCGGAACACCGTAGCGGTCAGCTGCGCGCTCGGCATGGATCAGGAAGGAGGAGTACACACCGGCATAGCCCTGCATGATGGAGGCGCGGTCCATGACGGGCATACGGGTGATGAACGGCTTCACGACGTCCTCGGCCGCAGCCATCAGCGCCTGGGTGTCCACGCCGGTGGCGATGTCCAGGCGGTCGAACGCGGCTGCAAGGACCTCGGTGGGGGAGTTGCCGGCACCGGCGCCCAGGGCCACCAGCGTGCCGTCGATCTGCTTGGCTCCGGCACGCACGGCGAACACCGAGTTCGCCACGCCGAAGCTCATGTTCTGGTGGCCGTGGAAGCCAACCTGCGCGTCATCGCCCAGTTCGGACACGAGGGCTTCCACGCGGTCGGACACGTCCTCCAGGATCAAGGCACCCGCGGAGTCCACCACGTAGACGCACTGGCAGCCGGCGTCGGCCATGATCCGGGCCTGCTTCGCCAGGTTCCCCGGGGTGGTGCGGTGCGAGAGCATCAGGAAGCCCACCGTTTCCATGCCCAGCTTGCGGGCGTGCTGGAAGTGCTGGATCGAGATGTCGGCCTCGGTGCAGTGGGTGGCAATGCGAGCCACTGATGCACCGGCGTCGTGCGCCTGGTTCAGGTCATGGATGGTGCCCAGCCCCGGCAGCATGAGGACGGCAATCCGGGCCCGCTTCGC
This genomic interval from Arthrobacter sunyaminii contains the following:
- a CDS encoding bifunctional 3-(3-hydroxy-phenyl)propionate/3-hydroxycinnamic acid hydroxylase; its protein translation is MNTPQDTAPGDSEVLIVGAGPAGLMLANILGMYGRRVTVLEAMDTLIDFPRGVGLDDESLRTIQTVGLVDSVLPHTTPQHIMRLVNGSGKVILVNNPQTDEFGWGRKHGFIQPAVDRALFEGLARFDNVQVLFGHRVEEVLETADGVTATALVSGPDGEVREHMFTAQYLVGCEGGKSPTRKRLRTTFDGESPATRWLVVDVNNDPLGTPNVFLGADPKRPYVSIGLPHAVRRWEFMLHDHETEDQVTDPDYVNALLKDHVPDPSQLSFIRRRVFTHHGRVAGTFRRGRQLVAGDAAHLMPVWMGQGWNSGMRDATNLGWKLASVLSGQAGDDLLDTYTSERREHAKAMVDLSLTFGNIIKITNPLLAAGRDAASSVLNLFPSVKSYFSDMKFKPMPRYTQGVLADPGTRTPGRAAARIGGNLIPVRTANSRVSPVGVQFPQPRVNFRHGHDVLLDDAVGNWWSVIVWGNSPKDVLPEASLEKLRALGANLVCILPETQREWAEKSMGEDVLVLGDSTGRMKKWFDDRPTPMVFLRPDRFVAGACLTQDGPATLDAILASMSFNPQPATLR
- a CDS encoding IclR family transcriptional regulator, with translation MAQHQTEAARTAQPRTPESGTAQSSTAQSRTAGSQTLARGLDVLRAVAAAPDGMTVADVAEHAGIHRTVAYRLLNTLEDARLVHRGPDGRYRGAAGLLTLSSAAHSSLVAAARPLLRELADQLGATVSLIVRQGQEAVALAVISPADGAYHVTFSEGSSHSLTIGAAGHALLAADPEVPGEPESVARVRREGFAGTYGEVEPNMHGLAVPLDAAVSGVPACLNVISARSNLGETAVPLLQAAASRITGLLA
- the dmpG gene encoding 4-hydroxy-2-oxovalerate aldolase, whose product is MSTTTAPFSVRLTDTTLRDGSHAMSHKFTERHVRDVVRALDDARVDVIEVTHGDGLGGSSFNYGFSLTPELDLIKAAVDEAKRARIAVLMLPGLGTIHDLNQAHDAGASVARIATHCTEADISIQHFQHARKLGMETVGFLMLSHRTTPGNLAKQARIMADAGCQCVYVVDSAGALILEDVSDRVEALVSELGDDAQVGFHGHQNMSFGVANSVFAVRAGAKQIDGTLVALGAGAGNSPTEVLAAAFDRLDIATGVDTQALMAAAEDVVKPFITRMPVMDRASIMQGYAGVYSSFLIHAERAADRYGVPAYRILEEIGKAGYVGGQEDMIVDVAVQLAGAK